A region of Gracilinanus agilis isolate LMUSP501 chromosome 3, AgileGrace, whole genome shotgun sequence DNA encodes the following proteins:
- the LACC1 gene encoding purine nucleoside phosphorylase LACC1, with amino-acid sequence MGKKEPDFYDGITTNQSGVAIAALGADCIPLIFADPTKKACGVAHSGWRGTLLGVAMATVNALVTEYGCRLEDILVVMGPSVGPCCFTLPRDSAKAFHNLDPRCVRLFDSPNPYVDIRKATRILLERGGILPQNIQGDSKSDQNQNLDLCTSCHPDMFFSHVRDGINFGSQIGFILIRE; translated from the exons ATGGGCAAGAAGGAGCCTGATTTTTATGATGGAATAACAACCAACCAAAGTGGAGTAGCCATAGCAGCTCTTGGTGCAGACTGTATACCTTTGATTTTTGCAGATCCTACTAAAAAAGCATGTGGTGTTGCTCATTCTG GATGGAGGGGAACCTTGCTAGGAGTTGCTATGGCTACTGTCAATGCTCTGGTAACAGAATATGGATGTCGCCTGGAAGATATTCTTGTTGTAATGGGCCCTTCAGTCGGACCTTGCTGTTTTACTCTCCCAAGAGATTCAGCAAAGGCCTTTCATAATCTTGACCCTCGTTGTGTAAGACTATTTGACTCTCCAAATCCCTATGTTGACATACGTAAGGCCACTCG AATTCTTTTAGAACGAGGAGGAATTCTTCCTCAGAATATTCAAGGTGATTCTAAATCTGACCAGAACCAAAATCTTGACCTTTGTACATCCTGTCATCCTGATATGTTCTTCTCTCATGTCCGGGACGGCATTAATTTTGGGTCACAAATAGGCTTCATATTAATTAGAGAGTAA